The following coding sequences lie in one Metallumcola ferriviriculae genomic window:
- a CDS encoding recombinase family protein, with protein sequence MTAGTPATRRVAAYARVSTDNDEQLSSYEAQVDYYTRHIKSNPAWEFVEVYADEGISATSTKKREGFNRMIADALIGKIDLIITKSVSRFARNTVDTLSTVRQLKEKGVEVYFEKENIHTMDSKGELLITIMSSLAQEESRSISENVTWGQRKRFADGKISLPYGRFLGYEKGDDGLPKIVESEAKTVRLIYKLFLEGKTPSGIARHLTKSSILTPSGKQKWQTSTVTSILQNEKYKGDAMLQKTFTVDFLTKKKKVNEGEIPQYYVENSHPAIITPEVFDLVQHELKKRKNAKGYKTGGGCFSGKIICGECGGFFGSKVWHSTSKYRRTIWQCNHKFKNNNKCQTPHLYEDKIKEAFLDTFNSLLENKGEILQNYEAIINDLTDTSEFEKESAKFQSESEVAAELLRKCVEENAHSALDQGEYQQHYTSLVERYEAAKKGLDEIDNKRLERNAKRESIGAFIRMLEKSDTLLTEFDEELWNATVDAVTVHPEHEIVFTFKDGMELNSKI encoded by the coding sequence ATAACTGCCGGAACTCCAGCCACAAGACGGGTTGCCGCCTACGCAAGGGTTTCAACGGACAATGACGAACAGCTTTCAAGCTACGAGGCGCAGGTAGATTATTACACGAGGCACATCAAATCAAATCCGGCTTGGGAATTCGTAGAAGTCTATGCCGATGAAGGTATATCAGCTACAAGCACAAAAAAGCGTGAAGGTTTCAACAGGATGATAGCCGACGCTCTGATCGGTAAAATCGACCTTATTATTACAAAATCAGTATCCCGATTTGCCAGAAATACTGTTGATACTCTTAGCACCGTCCGACAGCTTAAAGAAAAAGGCGTGGAAGTCTACTTCGAGAAGGAAAACATCCACACCATGGACAGCAAGGGTGAACTGCTTATAACCATCATGTCCAGCTTGGCCCAGGAAGAGAGTCGGAGTATTTCAGAGAACGTTACCTGGGGTCAAAGAAAGCGGTTTGCTGATGGAAAGATTAGCCTACCCTACGGAAGATTCCTTGGTTACGAAAAGGGTGATGATGGGCTTCCTAAGATTGTTGAATCGGAAGCCAAAACAGTGCGGTTGATTTATAAATTGTTCCTTGAAGGTAAGACTCCTTCGGGTATAGCAAGGCATCTTACGAAAAGTTCCATACTGACGCCATCGGGCAAACAGAAATGGCAAACCAGTACCGTAACGAGCATCCTTCAGAATGAAAAATATAAAGGTGACGCGATGCTTCAGAAGACTTTCACCGTTGATTTTCTTACCAAGAAAAAGAAGGTCAATGAAGGTGAGATTCCACAGTATTACGTGGAAAACAGTCATCCTGCAATCATAACGCCGGAAGTTTTCGATCTTGTCCAGCATGAGCTTAAGAAACGGAAAAATGCCAAGGGATATAAGACGGGTGGTGGTTGTTTTTCAGGAAAAATTATCTGTGGTGAGTGTGGGGGCTTCTTCGGCAGTAAGGTGTGGCATTCTACCAGCAAATACCGCAGGACCATTTGGCAATGCAATCATAAGTTTAAAAACAATAATAAGTGCCAGACACCGCACCTTTATGAAGATAAAATCAAAGAGGCATTTTTAGATACTTTTAACAGCCTACTTGAGAATAAAGGGGAAATCCTGCAAAACTATGAAGCCATTATTAATGACCTAACCGATACGTCAGAGTTTGAAAAAGAAAGCGCCAAGTTCCAAAGTGAAAGTGAGGTTGCGGCAGAACTGCTCCGAAAGTGTGTGGAGGAAAACGCCCATTCTGCTCTTGACCAGGGGGAATACCAGCAGCATTATACAAGCTTGGTGGAACGTTATGAAGCCGCCAAAAAAGGACTTGATGAGATTGATAATAAGCGGCTGGAACGAAATGCCAAACGTGAAAGTATAGGGGCTTTTATTCGGATGTTGGAGAAGAGTGACACGCTCTTGACTGAATTTGATGAGGAACTTTGGAATGCAACAGTGGATGCGGTGACGGTTCATCCTGAGCATGAGATTGTTTTTACTTTTAAGGACGGAATGGAACTGAATTCAAAGATATAG